Proteins from a single region of bacterium:
- the ftsA gene encoding cell division protein FtsA, translated as MGTTKICTLVARVDSGNELQAIGLGIHPSQGLRKGIVVDIQKTSADIKASILKAQTMAGREITSAVVGVTGRHISSYNLRGSATITSYLGEITQEDVARALQNARESLPLTKDREIIHITPRQFIIDGEEGIKYPYGMFAQHLEVDAHIVTGSSSFLQNLIKSVELAGVKVEDLLLQPIAAGEAVLDEGEKEVGVALLDIGGGTTDLAIFLNGSIYFSTSLPVGGNHLTSDIMVGLRTTYEEAERLKKEKGYAIASEVNPDEAIEVKTLARDEVRYYPRRILAEIIEARLTELFQLAAEEIRKAKVGDLLPGGVVLTGGSSLLPGIELLAEKTLHMPARVGLPKGVKNPPEMPFSPLHSTVVGLVLYSYRYQFLYQKPMGRKNLLARFFHHIYNFFSHLFERGH; from the coding sequence GTGGGGACGACGAAGATATGCACTTTGGTCGCGAGAGTGGATAGTGGAAACGAGCTACAGGCGATTGGACTGGGTATCCATCCTTCCCAGGGATTGCGAAAGGGAATAGTTGTTGATATCCAGAAGACGAGCGCCGATATAAAGGCTTCCATCTTGAAAGCGCAAACTATGGCGGGTAGAGAAATAACATCTGCTGTTGTGGGAGTAACGGGCAGACATATTTCCTCTTATAATTTGCGGGGCTCAGCCACGATTACCAGTTACCTGGGAGAGATTACCCAGGAGGATGTAGCGAGAGCTCTTCAAAACGCAAGGGAAAGCTTACCCCTAACGAAGGATAGAGAGATAATCCACATTACTCCTCGCCAGTTTATTATAGACGGAGAGGAGGGAATTAAATATCCTTATGGAATGTTTGCTCAACATCTGGAGGTTGATGCTCACATAGTGACTGGGAGCAGCTCGTTTCTCCAAAACTTAATCAAGAGCGTGGAGCTGGCGGGAGTTAAAGTGGAGGATTTGCTTCTTCAACCCATCGCTGCGGGAGAGGCAGTGCTGGATGAAGGAGAAAAAGAGGTGGGCGTTGCCCTCTTGGATATAGGTGGAGGCACTACAGACCTTGCCATTTTCCTAAATGGAAGCATCTATTTCTCCACCTCCCTTCCCGTAGGAGGAAACCACCTCACCTCAGATATAATGGTTGGCTTACGCACAACCTACGAGGAAGCGGAGAGGCTGAAAAAGGAAAAAGGTTACGCTATTGCCTCAGAGGTTAATCCAGATGAGGCAATAGAGGTTAAGACTTTGGCAAGGGACGAGGTCCGCTATTATCCTCGTCGTATTCTCGCAGAGATAATAGAAGCCCGCTTGACCGAATTGTTTCAATTAGCCGCCGAGGAGATAAGGAAAGCCAAAGTGGGGGATTTATTGCCCGGGGGAGTAGTTCTCACGGGCGGTAGCTCCCTCCTTCCCGGCATAGAATTGCTCGCAGAAAAGACCCTGCATATGCCGGCTCGCGTTGGCTTACCAAAAGGGGTTAAAAACCCACCAGAAATGCCATTTTCCCCTCTTCATTCAACAGTAGTGGGTTTGGTTCTCTACTCCTATAGGTATCAATTTCTCTACCAAAAACCTATGGGAAGGAAAAATCTACTTGCGAGATTTTTTCATCACATATATAATTTCTTTAGTCATCTTTTTGAAAGGGGGCATTGA
- a CDS encoding small basic family protein — protein sequence MRGRPDSALPNRLEGVEVIFVIPLLGFLISFLVVYFAHIAVPLHFATYLSVAILAAMDSLIGGIRAGLERKFDNSIFLSGFFVNSIAAALLAWIGDLLGAPLYLAAVVAFGVRIFQNLSLIRRLLLQELSSRRDKSERTR from the coding sequence ATGCGGGGACGACCGGACTCCGCTTTGCCCAACCGATTGGAGGGAGTTGAAGTGATTTTTGTTATCCCTCTTTTAGGATTTCTCATAAGCTTCCTCGTTGTTTATTTTGCCCATATAGCGGTCCCCCTCCACTTTGCAACTTACCTCTCAGTTGCCATTCTCGCCGCCATGGATTCATTAATTGGTGGAATAAGAGCTGGTTTAGAGAGAAAATTTGATAATTCTATCTTTCTCTCCGGCTTCTTCGTAAACTCCATCGCAGCCGCCCTTCTCGCCTGGATTGGCGACCTTTTGGGAGCTCCCCTTTACCTTGCAGCCGTCGTAGCATTCGGCGTGAGAATCTTCCAAAATCTCTCCCTCATAAGGAGACTCCTGCTTCAGGAATTATCTTCAAGGAGGGATAAATCTGAGAGAACGAGATAG
- the ftsZ gene encoding cell division protein FtsZ: protein MKLLNKEDIIGAKIIVLGVGGAGCNAVNRMIEAKVEGVEFVAVNTDKQVLALSKAPRKIQIGARLTGGLGAGGNPDIGKAAAEEDKEELRKAMEGADMVFITAGMGGGTGTGASPVIAEIARSKEIGALCVAVVSRPFSVERAMRAKIAEEGIQALREKVDALIVIPNDRLLDVVENDLPLLEAFKLADDILRQAVQGISDIIVVPGLINVDFADVKSVMAGAGTALMGMGVAEGPDRAVEAAKAAINSPLLESSMTGAKKLLVNITGGKDLSLKNDVHRALEFLTQSTDAGESDVKYGVVIKDDLEGKIQITVIATGFQPIKQEIPSFKLEKEEKEEEKLEEEKVEIPIPIEEELDIPTFLRKRF from the coding sequence TTGAAATTGCTTAACAAAGAAGATATTATAGGTGCGAAAATCATTGTCCTCGGCGTCGGTGGAGCCGGCTGCAACGCGGTGAACCGAATGATCGAGGCGAAAGTAGAAGGAGTAGAATTCGTGGCGGTCAACACCGATAAGCAGGTGTTGGCTCTCTCCAAGGCGCCTCGCAAGATACAAATCGGGGCGAGGCTAACAGGCGGGTTGGGGGCGGGAGGCAATCCCGATATAGGGAAAGCAGCAGCTGAGGAGGACAAAGAGGAGTTACGAAAGGCTATGGAAGGCGCCGATATGGTCTTCATAACAGCGGGAATGGGAGGGGGAACGGGCACAGGAGCTTCTCCCGTAATCGCGGAGATAGCCCGCTCAAAGGAGATAGGTGCCCTATGTGTTGCCGTTGTTAGCCGTCCCTTCAGCGTGGAGAGGGCAATGCGAGCGAAAATAGCGGAGGAAGGAATCCAAGCACTACGAGAAAAGGTAGATGCGCTTATCGTTATTCCTAACGACCGCTTGCTGGATGTTGTTGAAAATGACCTTCCCCTTTTAGAGGCGTTCAAATTGGCTGATGATATCCTTCGTCAAGCGGTGCAAGGGATATCGGATATCATCGTCGTTCCCGGCCTGATAAATGTAGATTTCGCCGATGTCAAATCGGTTATGGCTGGGGCAGGAACAGCACTTATGGGTATGGGTGTTGCCGAAGGACCGGATAGAGCCGTGGAAGCAGCGAAAGCGGCTATTAATAGCCCCCTTTTAGAGTCCTCAATGACTGGTGCCAAGAAATTGCTCGTAAACATCACGGGAGGAAAAGACCTCTCCCTCAAAAACGATGTCCACAGAGCGCTTGAGTTCCTCACCCAGTCCACTGATGCAGGTGAAAGCGATGTGAAATATGGAGTGGTTATAAAGGATGATTTGGAGGGCAAGATACAAATCACCGTAATTGCCACGGGCTTCCAACCAATAAAGCAGGAAATCCCCTCTTTTAAGTTAGAGAAAGAGGAAAAAGAAGAGGAAAAACTGGAGGAGGAAAAAGTAGAAATTCCTATTCCTATTGAGGAAGAGCTGGACATCCCCACTTTCCTACGAAAGAGATTTTAA